A window of the Cicer arietinum cultivar CDC Frontier isolate Library 1 chromosome 6, Cicar.CDCFrontier_v2.0, whole genome shotgun sequence genome harbors these coding sequences:
- the LOC101501206 gene encoding borneol dehydrogenase, mitochondrial-like, protein MTTVPLVSASLRRLEGKVALITGGASGIGEATARLFSKHGAQVVIADIQDEMGHSICKDLNKSTASYVHCDTTKEKDIENAVNTTVSKYGKLDIMFNNAGIVGVNKTNILENKLSEFEEVIKVNLIGVFLGTKHASRVMIPARRGSIINTASVCGSIGGGASHACTSSKHAVLGLMKNTAVELGPYGIRVNCVSPYVVATPLAKKFFKLDDEGIQGVYSNLKGVNLVPEDVAEAALYLGSDESKYVSGHNLVVDGGFTVGNSGFCIFEQSV, encoded by the exons ATGACAACCGTTCCTTTGGTCTCAGCTTCCCTAAGAAG GCTTGAGGGGAAGGTGGCCCTGATCACCGGCGGTGCGAGCGGCATCGGAGAAGCAACCGCAAGACTGTTTTCCAAACACGGAGCTCAAGTGGTGATAGCTGACATCCAAGACGAAATGGGTCATTCTATTTGCAAAGACTTAAACAAATCAACTGCTTCCTACGTCCACTGTGAcacaacaaaggaaaaagacATTGAAAACGCTGTGAACACAACCGTTTCCAAGTACGGTAAACTAGATATCATGTTTAACAATGCCGGAATAGTCGGTGTAAACAAAACCAATATACTTGAAAACAAGTTATCGGAATTTGAAGAAGTGATTAAAGTTAATTTGATTGGTGTGTTTCTTGGAACAAAACACGCTTCAAGGGTAATGATCCCAGCTCGACGGGGAAGCATAATTAACACAGCTAGTGTTTGTGGAAGCATAGGTGGTGGTGCTTCACATGCCTGTACAAGTTCAAAGCACGCCGTCTTAGGTCTAATGAAAAACACGGCGGTCGAGCTTGGACCGTACGGTATTCGGGTGAATTGTGTGTCACCTTATGTTGTTGCAACCCCATTGGCTAAGAAATTCTTTAAGCTTGATGATGAAGGGATTCAAGGGGTTTATTCTAACCTAAAGGGTGTTAATCTCGTGCCAGAAGATGTGGCTGAAGCTGCTTTGTACTTAGGAAGTGATGAGTCCAAATATGTTAGTGGTCACAATCTTGTCGTGGATGGAGGATTCACTGTTGGAAACAGTGGgttttgtatttttgaacaatctGTTTGA
- the LOC101500877 gene encoding bifunctional nitrilase/nitrile hydratase NIT4A, which translates to MSIKIQLSRIFHGVGVLRELETEKAQHMAPVTTTPIINDGPLIAEVDMGSDFNAQTVRATVVQASTIFYDTPATLDKAERLLAEAASYGSQIVVFPEAYIGGYPRGSVFGVSLGNRTAKGREDFRKYHSAAIDVPGPEVDRLAAMAGKYKVHLVMGVIERDGYTLYCTVLFFDSQGRYLGKHRKLMPTALERVIWGFGDGSTIPVFETQIGKIGAVICWENKMPLLRTAMYAKGVEIYCAPTADSRELWQPSMIHIALEGGCFVLSANQFCRRKDYPPAPDYVFEGTEEDLTPDSVVCAGGSVIVSPSGAVLAGPNYEGEALISADLDLGDIARAKFDFDVVGHYGRPEVLSLIVKDHPTNPVTFASTSTKTEEKTK; encoded by the exons ATGTCTATTAAAATTCAACTCAGTCGAATATTTCACGGTGTTGGTGTTTTAAGAGAACTAGAGACTGAGAAAGCACAACACATGGCACCTGTAACAACCACTCCAATCATCAATGACGGCCCACTCATCGCCGAGGTCGATATGGGCTCCGATTTCAACGCACAAACTGTCCGCGCCACTGTTGTTCAAGCTTCCACAATCTTCTACGACACTCCCGCCACTTTAG ATAAAGCTGAGAGATTACTGGCAGAAGCTGCTAGCTATGGATCCCAAATTGTGGTGTTTCCAGAAGCATATATTGGTGGCTACCCGCGTGGTTCTGTTTTTGGAGTTTCTCTTGGTAACCGCACTGCCAAGGGTAGAGAAGATTTCAGGAAGTATCATTCAGCTGCCATTGACGTGCCTG GTCCTGAGGTGGATAGATTGGCAGCAATGGCAGGGAAGTATAAAGTACATTTAGTGATGGGTGTGATAGAGAGGGATGGCTACACACTTTACTGTACAGTTCTCTTCTTTGATTCTCAAGGCCGTTACCTAGGAAAGCACAGGAAACTCATGCCAACGGCACTTGAACGGGTTATCTGGGGATTTGGGGATGGATCGACCATTCCAGTGTTTGAAACTCAAATTGGAAAAATAGGTGCTGTCATTTGTTGGGAGAACAAAATGCCACTGTTAAGAACAGCAATGTATGCTAAAG GTGTGGAAATATATTGTGCACCTACTGCTGATTCAAGGGAATTGTGGCAACCATCAATGATCCATATTGCTCTTGAAGGTGGATGTTTTGTTTTGTCAGCAAACCAGTTCTGTAGGAGGAAGGATTACCCACCTGCTCCAGATTATGTTTTTGAAGGTACAGAAGAGGACCTTACACCTGATTCTGTTGTATGTGCTGGTGGTAGTGTCATTGTATCACCATCAGGCGCTGTTTTGGCTGGACCAAATTATGAAGGGGAGGCTCTGATATCAGCAGACCTAG ATCTTGGGGATATAGCAAGAGCCAAGTTCGATTTCGATGTGGTTGGACACTATGGAAGACCTGAAGTGCTCAGCTTGATTGTCAAGGACCACCCAACAAATCCAGTTACATTTGCCTCGACATCAACAAAAACCGAAGAGAAGACCAAGTAG